In one Oryzias latipes chromosome 13, ASM223467v1 genomic region, the following are encoded:
- the nek3 gene encoding serine/threonine-protein kinase Nek3 has protein sequence MEKYTQLKVVGEGSFGRAVLVQWISTQEKYVVKEIQLPKNESKLRDSRKEAILLSRMKHPNIVAFREAFEMTDLLCIVMEYCSGGDLLQRIQQQKATNFCTENILRWFAQMCAGAQHIHDKRVLHRDLKSKNIFLTGDGSVKLGDFGSACVLNSSKAYAHAYVGTPYYVAPEIWDNKPYNNKSDVWSLGCVLYELCALQHPFQASSWKSLILKVCRGAYPPLPRHLPYELLHLMKQIFKTNPKDRPSVQTILTSHRVSKLLRSHLPSQAIEKAKDGRRPGRWNREEGEKVAQFLGDKSLQRTSVFGAAVELPKTCCESKKPGARKQWTTDPPDSVLQALANASLLSSDSMASSSSIHGIKSEEPVDRRQRRLWDKDPPQKLLSILEKAQLNRAFSTYLINTTGNNPLMGPLSQPQGDESDGPDPGVAVDEDRRKPRSDDEDTDFEEESPSDWMEEVEKMFSEH, from the exons ATGGAGAAATACACGCAGCTTAAGGTCGTCGGGGAAGGCTCTTTCGGTCGGGCCGTGTTAGTTCAATGGATAAGCACTCAGGAAAAATATGTAGTCAAGGAAATCCAGCTGCCAAAG aATGAGTCCAAGTTGAGGGATTCAAGAAAAGAAGCCATCCTCCTGTCAAGAATGAAACATCCCAACATAGTGGCCTTTAGGGAGGCATTTGAGA TGACTGACCTCCTGTGTATTGTTATGGAGTACTGCAGTGGAGGAGATCTTCTCCAGAGGATTCAGCAACAGAAAGCGACCAACTTCTGCACTGAAAAT ATATTGAGATGGTTTGCTCAGATGTGTGCCGGTGCCCAGCACATCCATGACAAGAGAGTCCTGCACAGAGACTTAAAGTCCAAG aacaTTTTTCTGACAGGTGATGGCTCAGTCAAGCTCGGGGACTTTGGTTCTGCTTGTGTTCTAAACAG CTCAAAGGCGTACGCTCATGCATATGTTGGGACACCGTATTATGTGGCACCAGAAATCTGGGACAACAAGCCATACAACAATAAAAG tgATGTGTGGTCACTGGGCTGCGTCCTTTACGAGCTTTGCGCTTTGCAACACCCG TTTCAGGCCTCTAGCTGGAAAAGCCTTATTTTGAAGGTGTGTCGGGGGGCATACCCACCACTCCCTAGGCACTTGCCGTACGAGCTGCTCCACTTGATGAAGCAAATATTTAAGACAAACCCAAAAGATAGGCCGTCTGTGCAAACCATCTTGACTTCTCACCGGGTATCCAAACTGCTTCGCTCACACCTGCCCTCACAG GCCATAGAAAAAGCTAAAGATGGCAGACGTCCTGGTAGATGGAACAGAGAGGAGGGGGAGAAGGTGGCTCAGTTTCTGGGAGACAAGAGCTTACAAAGAACATCAGTATTTGGAG CGGCTGTGGAGTTACCTAAAACCTGTTGTGAAAGCAAAAAGCCTGGCGCAAGAAAGCAGTGGACGACGGATCCACCGGACAGCGTGCTGCAGGCGTTGGCCAACGCCAGCCTCCTTTCATCAGACAGCATGGCGTCATCTAGTTCAATACATGGAA TCAAGTCAGAGGAGCCGGTCGACAGACGGCAGAGGAGACTGTGGGACAAGGATCCTCCCCAAAAGCTTCTGAGTATTCTGGAGAAAGCCCAGCTGAACAGAGCTTTCAGCacatatttaataaacacaacag GCAACAATCCTCTGATGGGACCCCTCTCCCAACCACAGGGTGATGAAAGTGATGGCCCTGACCCAGGGGTGGCTGTAGATGAGGACAGACGTAAGCCACGCTCCGATGATGAAGACAC GGACTTTGAGGAAGAGTCTCCTTCCGACTGGATGGAAGAAGTTGAAAAGATGTTTTCAGAACACTAA